GCCTGTTCCAGGGAACTCTCCCTGGGTAATATTCTAAAAAGCGTTGTATGCGCCCGCCAATATTTTTCTATTTGACTGATTGTCTGTACACCTGTCAATGCCAATAACTTTTTAACCGGATGTACGCACAGGTAATTCAAGGCAGCATCATAACTATCGAAATAATGTACCAATGGATGCTCCGTTCGTGCCGGGTATTCTCTTTCAAAACGCAATACCGGCAATCCTGCATCCGCTATTGTCTGGTGTAATACACTTGCAAACGGATGACTGGCATGTACAATTACACTGATATTTTTTGCTGCACAAAACTCTTTCAACGCAGGGGGCGTCAATGCACCATGTCTGTAAGTACCACATACCTGCATCGGTATCTCAACTTCCGTTTTGGTGGAATAACAATAGGGGAGACCTGCCTGTTCCAGCAGTGCCATTGCTTTTCTTCCTTCTGTTGTACCACCAAATACAAGAATCATTTGTAAGAATTTAGATATAGATGTCCGGAATATTTATTCGCCTTTTTGCATAAAGAATTATTCTAAAAACCAGTTAACCCCTTCACTAAATCTTCACCGCCTTCCCTGTTCTAAACGTATGCTTCCACTCCGGACTATACAAATGCGACCTGTTCTTTCTCGCACCAATCGCGTCGCCCACTATGACCAGGGTCGTAAGTGTCAGTTTATTATCCCTGATTATCTGCGCCAGGTCTTTCAGTTGCCCGGTATACACGGCCTCA
This window of the Chitinophaga sancti genome carries:
- a CDS encoding precorrin-6A/cobalt-precorrin-6A reductase, with protein sequence MILVFGGTTEGRKAMALLEQAGLPYCYSTKTEVEIPMQVCGTYRHGALTPPALKEFCAAKNISVIVHASHPFASVLHQTIADAGLPVLRFEREYPARTEHPLVHYFDSYDAALNYLCVHPVKKLLALTGVQTISQIEKYWRAHTTLFRILPRESSLEQALAAGCSREDLIMALPGNEAALIASHGITGILTKESGESGLLSVKIHEALQAGIPIFIIARPALPEGFISVNEHDLLDHLKAYLVCH